Proteins co-encoded in one Bradyrhizobium sp. 170 genomic window:
- a CDS encoding conjugal transfer protein TraG, which translates to MLITMWAATQWTAWRLGYQPQLGHPWFELAPGVPIYLPPAFFWWWYAYDAYAPEVFVEGACVAASGGIISIIVAFAMSVWRAREAETAATYGSARWASQLEIRSAGLAGADGVILGRFEGLYLRHDGPEHVLCFAPTRSGKGIGLVIPTLLTWPGSCIVHDIKGENWSLTSSFRARHGRVLLFDPTNSKSAAYNPLLEVRRGEWEVRDVQNVADVLVDPEGSLERRNHWEKTSHALLVGAILHVLYAEQDKTLAGVASLLSDPKRPIETTLRTMMTTRHLGEAGTHPVIASAARELLNKSENERSGVLSTAMSFLGLYRDPVVAEVTRRCDWCIRELVEDDRPTTLYLVVPPSDISRTKPLVRLILNQIGRRLTEELQAKGRRHRLLLMLDEFPALGRLDFFESALAFMAGYGLKSFLIAQSLNQIERAYGPNNAILDNCHVRVSFATNDERTARRVSDALGTATELRAMKNYAGHRLSPWLGHLMVSRQETARPLLTPGEVMQLPPEDELVLVSGVPPIRAKKARYFEDPRLTERVLPPPNSSSLDRDGRAATDDWSRLPAPPNSDVAEPVSLSGARQSTANSGIRREPELPEHENIAPEALKPPPEFDFTEDEGDGDAIRARVLRMNVSSLARQAAMDPDDGLEL; encoded by the coding sequence GTGCTCATCACAATGTGGGCCGCGACGCAATGGACGGCGTGGCGTCTCGGCTATCAGCCGCAACTCGGACACCCCTGGTTTGAGCTCGCACCGGGCGTTCCCATCTATCTGCCTCCGGCCTTCTTCTGGTGGTGGTATGCCTACGATGCCTACGCACCTGAGGTGTTCGTTGAAGGGGCATGCGTCGCTGCGTCCGGCGGGATCATCTCGATTATAGTCGCTTTCGCGATGTCGGTGTGGCGGGCTCGGGAGGCGGAGACGGCGGCCACATATGGTTCTGCACGTTGGGCCAGCCAGCTTGAGATTCGAAGTGCCGGCCTTGCCGGGGCAGATGGCGTGATCCTCGGGCGGTTCGAGGGACTTTATCTGCGGCACGATGGACCTGAGCATGTGCTGTGCTTCGCCCCCACCAGATCCGGAAAGGGCATCGGACTTGTTATCCCGACCCTTCTAACCTGGCCGGGAAGCTGCATCGTTCATGACATCAAGGGTGAAAACTGGTCCCTGACGTCCAGCTTTCGGGCCCGGCACGGCCGGGTGCTGTTGTTTGATCCAACCAACTCAAAGAGTGCAGCTTACAACCCTCTCTTGGAAGTGAGGCGAGGGGAGTGGGAAGTTCGTGACGTGCAAAACGTGGCCGACGTGTTGGTCGATCCCGAAGGATCATTGGAGCGACGTAACCACTGGGAGAAGACCAGCCACGCGCTACTGGTCGGAGCCATCCTTCACGTCCTCTATGCGGAGCAGGACAAGACGCTCGCCGGTGTTGCGAGTTTGCTGTCCGATCCGAAACGGCCAATCGAAACGACGCTCCGCACGATGATGACCACGCGGCATCTCGGTGAAGCCGGGACCCATCCAGTGATCGCGTCCGCAGCGAGAGAGCTATTGAACAAGAGCGAGAACGAACGGTCCGGCGTGCTTTCGACCGCGATGTCTTTCCTCGGCCTTTACCGCGACCCTGTTGTTGCCGAGGTGACGCGCCGCTGTGATTGGTGCATCCGCGAGCTCGTTGAAGACGATCGGCCGACGACACTCTATCTCGTTGTACCTCCGTCCGACATCAGCCGCACCAAGCCGCTGGTGCGGTTGATCCTCAACCAGATCGGTCGTCGTCTCACCGAGGAACTCCAGGCCAAGGGCCGCCGGCATCGATTGCTGCTCATGCTCGACGAGTTTCCGGCGCTGGGAAGGCTTGATTTCTTCGAGTCGGCGCTCGCCTTCATGGCGGGCTATGGGCTCAAGAGCTTCCTTATTGCGCAGTCGCTCAATCAGATCGAAAGAGCATACGGGCCGAATAACGCGATCCTCGATAATTGTCATGTGCGCGTTTCCTTTGCGACCAATGACGAGCGTACGGCCAGGCGGGTTTCGGATGCGCTTGGGACTGCCACGGAATTAAGGGCGATGAAGAACTATGCCGGTCACAGGCTTAGCCCGTGGCTCGGCCATCTCATGGTTTCGCGACAGGAGACCGCGCGGCCATTGCTCACGCCCGGCGAGGTGATGCAGCTTCCGCCCGAGGACGAACTGGTGCTGGTTTCCGGCGTGCCACCGATCCGCGCCAAGAAGGCGAGATATTTTGAGGATCCACGTTTGACCGAGCGCGTGCTACCACCGCCAAACTCAAGCTCCCTCGACCGCGACGGTAGGGCAGCGACAGACGATTGGAGCCGGCTGCCAGCTCCGCCGAATTCAGATGTTGCCGAGCCGGTAAGCTTGTCGGGTGCTCGGCAATCTACCGCAAATTCCGGCATTCGCCGCGAGCCGGAGCTTCCCGAGCATGAGAATATCGCGCCAGAGGCCTTGAAGCCTCCACCGGAGTTCGACTTCACGGAAGATGAGGGCGACGGTGACGCCATACGAGCGCGTGTGCTGCGCATGAACGTCTCCAGCCTCGCACGCCAGGCCGCAATGGATCCAGACGATGGCCTCGAGCTCTAG
- a CDS encoding TrbC/VirB2 family protein, with amino-acid sequence MIAVAVALSSVAISPTAEAAGSNMPWEQPLNQILQSVEGPVAKILAVIIIIVTGLTLAFGDTSGGFRRLIQIVFGLSIAFAASSFFLAFFSFGGGVLI; translated from the coding sequence ATGATAGCTGTTGCGGTAGCTCTCAGCTCCGTGGCGATCTCGCCCACTGCAGAGGCCGCTGGCTCCAACATGCCGTGGGAGCAGCCGCTTAACCAGATCCTGCAGTCGGTCGAGGGGCCCGTCGCCAAGATTCTGGCCGTGATCATCATCATCGTCACGGGCCTTACGCTCGCCTTCGGCGACACTTCGGGCGGTTTTCGGCGCCTGATCCAGATCGTTTTCGGTCTGTCGATCGCGTTCGCAGCCTCGAGCTTCTTCCTGGCATTTTTCTCATTCGGCGGCGGAGTGCTGATCTGA
- the trbE gene encoding conjugal transfer protein TrbE, translating to MMNLAEYRRSATHLADFLPWAALVDEGIVLNKDGSFQRTARFRGPDLDSSVPAELVAVAGRLNNALRRLGSGWAVFVEAQRYSSNAYPPSSCPDVASAMVDAERRAQFEEEGAHYESAYFLTFLYLPPAEDAARAERLLYEGPERGEAAGAHQVLRGFVDRTDRVLQLVEGFMPECRWLDDGETLTYLHACVSTKIHRVRVPEIPMYLDALLADEPLTGGLEPMLGDQQLRVLTIVGFPTATTPGILDDLNRLAFPYRWSTRAIMLDKADATKLLTRIRRQWFAKRKSVAAILKEVMTNETSSLIDTDASNKAIDADAALQELGSDLIGEGFVTATITVWDENPRIADERLRLVEKVIQGRDFTCMVETINAVDAWLGSLPGHVYANVRQPPVSTLNIAHMIPLSAVWAGPARDTHLGAPPLFFARTEGSTPFRFSLHVGDVGHTLVVGPTGAGKSVLLALMALQFRRYPSSQVFAFDFGGSIRAAALAMKGDWHDLGGALSDSASEPVALQPLAMIDDAAERGWAAGWIAAILAREKIDVTPEAKEHLWSALSSLASAPAGERTLTGLSVLLQSQGLKRALQPYCLGGPFGWLLDAEAEQLGSASVQVFETEGLIGTGAAPAVLAYLFHRIEGHLDGRPTLLIIDEGWLALDDAGFAGQIREWLKTLRKKNASVIFATQSLSDIDGSAIAPAIIESCPTRLFLPNERAIEPQISAIYRRFGLNDRQIEILARATPKRDYYCQSRRGNRLFELGLEEFALAFTAASSTSDQAMIERVLAEHGRDDFVTGWLAARGLGWAADLIPGLIKQEGLS from the coding sequence ATGATGAACCTTGCCGAATACCGCCGCTCCGCTACACATCTTGCGGATTTCCTGCCATGGGCCGCACTGGTCGACGAAGGCATCGTCCTCAACAAGGACGGATCGTTTCAGAGGACCGCGCGCTTTCGCGGGCCCGATCTTGATTCCTCTGTTCCAGCAGAACTTGTTGCGGTTGCCGGCCGCCTCAATAACGCCTTGAGGCGCCTCGGATCCGGCTGGGCGGTGTTTGTTGAAGCGCAGAGGTATTCATCGAATGCCTATCCACCGAGCAGTTGTCCAGACGTGGCATCGGCCATGGTCGATGCCGAGCGCCGGGCGCAGTTCGAGGAAGAGGGAGCTCACTACGAGTCAGCCTATTTCCTCACCTTCCTGTATCTGCCGCCGGCCGAGGACGCGGCGCGCGCCGAGCGCCTCCTTTATGAGGGACCTGAGCGTGGGGAGGCTGCCGGCGCCCACCAGGTATTGCGCGGCTTTGTCGATCGGACCGACCGCGTGCTGCAACTGGTCGAAGGGTTTATGCCGGAGTGCCGATGGCTCGATGACGGCGAGACCCTGACGTACCTGCATGCTTGCGTCTCGACCAAGATACATCGCGTCCGCGTTCCCGAGATTCCCATGTATCTCGATGCGCTGTTGGCGGACGAGCCCCTGACGGGTGGGCTCGAGCCGATGCTGGGCGACCAACAACTGCGGGTGCTCACGATTGTTGGGTTCCCGACGGCAACCACGCCGGGGATTCTGGACGATCTCAATCGGCTTGCCTTCCCTTATCGTTGGTCGACCCGGGCGATCATGCTCGACAAGGCAGACGCAACGAAGCTCCTGACCAGGATCCGGCGGCAATGGTTCGCCAAACGGAAATCCGTTGCCGCAATCCTGAAGGAGGTGATGACCAACGAGACTTCGTCTCTCATCGATACCGACGCTAGCAACAAGGCTATCGACGCCGACGCTGCGTTGCAGGAGCTCGGCTCCGATCTGATCGGAGAGGGCTTTGTCACCGCCACGATCACAGTCTGGGACGAGAATCCGCGCATCGCGGACGAACGGTTGCGCTTGGTCGAGAAGGTCATTCAAGGACGCGACTTCACGTGCATGGTGGAGACCATCAATGCCGTCGATGCCTGGCTGGGCTCGTTGCCCGGCCACGTCTATGCCAACGTCCGCCAGCCGCCGGTCTCGACCCTTAACATCGCCCACATGATCCCGTTGTCCGCGGTTTGGGCAGGGCCGGCGAGAGACACTCATCTCGGCGCGCCGCCGCTGTTCTTCGCGCGGACGGAAGGATCCACACCGTTCCGCTTCTCCCTCCACGTCGGGGACGTTGGGCACACGCTGGTGGTCGGTCCGACCGGTGCCGGCAAGTCGGTGCTGCTGGCGCTGATGGCGCTGCAGTTCCGCCGGTATCCAAGCTCCCAGGTCTTTGCCTTCGACTTCGGCGGCTCGATCCGGGCCGCGGCGCTTGCCATGAAGGGCGATTGGCATGATCTCGGCGGCGCGCTGTCCGATAGCGCCTCCGAACCGGTCGCGCTGCAGCCGCTTGCCATGATCGACGATGCGGCCGAGCGCGGCTGGGCCGCGGGATGGATCGCAGCCATTCTCGCCCGCGAAAAGATCGACGTGACGCCTGAAGCCAAGGAGCATCTTTGGTCGGCGCTGTCTTCGCTGGCTTCTGCGCCCGCGGGCGAACGAACGCTGACCGGTTTGTCCGTGCTGCTGCAGTCCCAGGGCCTGAAAAGGGCTCTTCAACCCTACTGCCTCGGTGGCCCCTTTGGGTGGCTGCTCGATGCCGAAGCGGAGCAACTCGGTTCGGCTTCGGTCCAGGTGTTCGAGACTGAAGGCCTGATCGGCACCGGAGCCGCACCGGCCGTGCTCGCCTATCTCTTCCATCGGATCGAAGGCCATCTCGACGGAAGGCCGACGCTGCTCATCATCGATGAAGGTTGGCTTGCGCTCGATGACGCAGGGTTTGCGGGGCAGATCCGCGAATGGCTGAAGACATTGCGGAAGAAGAACGCTTCCGTCATCTTTGCCACCCAGTCGCTCTCGGATATCGACGGGTCCGCGATTGCGCCTGCGATTATCGAGAGCTGCCCGACTCGGCTGTTCCTGCCGAACGAGCGCGCGATCGAGCCGCAGATCTCGGCGATCTATCGGCGCTTCGGTCTCAACGACCGCCAGATCGAGATCCTCGCGCGCGCCACGCCCAAGCGCGACTACTACTGCCAGTCACGGCGCGGCAATCGCCTGTTCGAGCTGGGTCTAGAAGAATTCGCACTCGCCTTCACAGCAGCTTCATCAACGTCCGATCAGGCGATGATTGAGCGCGTGCTCGCCGAACACGGCCGTGATGATTTTGTCACCGGTTGGCTCGCCGCGCGCGGGTTAGGTTGGGCCGCCGATCTCATTCCTGGTCTCATCAAGCAGGAGGGCTTGTCATGA
- a CDS encoding VirD2 family relaxase/mobilization nuclease — protein sequence MNQRDNDLRVRPGRIRDSGRSSSRPRSFVGQVMRAAKRAGHVGNGFGRGKAGVSRSRFGRGRRAALSLSLRSTSRRVVMKARVVRHHGGRFRSAPLSKHITYLKREGVTRDGAEARMFDTTSDTVDERAFAERCRDDRHHFRFIISPEDAAELGDLRTFTRELMTDVARDLGSKLDWIAVDHWNTDNPHIHVLIRGRAEDGQDLVISRDYISRGFRDRAAERVTLELGPRSERDIQSALEREVEAERWTSLDRALRVAADEGAGVADLRPNASGEDIILRRLMIGRAARLERLGLADQVASGCWTLKPGIEDKLRDLSIRGDVIKTMHRAMTIRGREPDVSGFALHGEEPTDPVPGRLLERGLHDELKGSAYVIVEGIDGRTHHIRFSDIEMTGDAAPGAIVEARSYDDAQGRKRLSLATRSDLSIEAQVTAPGATWIDRQLLARDSIVASSGFGSEVREAMDRRVDYLASEGLARRQGARVTFARDLLNTLRQRELNAAVARISVETGLPHNPSSEGERIVGIYRQRIALASGRFAMIDDGLGFQLVPWRPALEQHLGRQVSGIAASGGGVTWSFGRKISLGI from the coding sequence ATGAACCAGCGCGACAATGACCTTCGTGTTCGTCCTGGCCGCATCCGCGACAGCGGACGTAGCTCGTCGCGTCCGAGGAGCTTTGTCGGCCAGGTTATGCGGGCGGCCAAGAGGGCCGGGCATGTCGGCAACGGTTTCGGACGCGGTAAGGCCGGCGTTAGCCGGTCGCGCTTCGGGCGAGGCCGGCGCGCCGCCCTTTCCTTGTCGCTCCGCTCGACCTCGCGACGCGTGGTGATGAAGGCGCGCGTGGTTCGTCACCACGGCGGCCGGTTTCGCTCGGCGCCGCTGTCCAAGCACATCACCTATTTGAAGCGAGAGGGCGTGACGCGGGACGGAGCGGAAGCCCGGATGTTCGACACGACGTCGGATACGGTGGATGAACGCGCGTTCGCGGAGCGCTGCAGGGATGACCGGCATCATTTCCGCTTCATCATTTCGCCGGAGGATGCCGCCGAGCTCGGCGATCTCCGTACCTTCACGCGCGAGCTGATGACCGATGTCGCGCGGGATCTCGGAAGCAAACTGGACTGGATCGCTGTCGACCACTGGAATACCGACAACCCGCATATTCATGTCCTGATCCGTGGCCGCGCCGAGGACGGCCAGGATCTCGTGATCAGCCGGGACTACATCAGCCGCGGGTTTCGGGATCGGGCGGCTGAGCGTGTCACGCTCGAGCTCGGTCCGCGTAGCGAGCGGGACATCCAGTCCGCCCTTGAACGGGAGGTTGAGGCCGAGCGTTGGACGAGCCTCGACCGGGCGCTGCGTGTCGCCGCCGATGAGGGCGCAGGCGTGGCGGACCTTCGCCCAAACGCGTCAGGCGAAGACATAATCCTCCGCCGACTGATGATCGGCCGGGCAGCCAGGCTGGAACGTCTCGGTCTTGCGGACCAAGTTGCATCCGGCTGCTGGACGCTCAAGCCTGGTATCGAGGACAAGCTGCGTGACCTGTCAATTCGCGGCGATGTCATCAAGACAATGCATCGGGCGATGACCATTCGTGGCCGCGAGCCGGATGTCTCCGGCTTTGCCTTGCACGGCGAGGAACCGACAGATCCCGTGCCCGGCCGGCTGCTCGAGCGCGGATTGCATGACGAACTGAAAGGCTCGGCCTATGTGATCGTTGAGGGGATCGATGGACGAACGCATCACATCAGGTTCAGCGATATCGAAATGACCGGCGATGCCGCGCCCGGCGCGATCGTGGAGGCGCGATCTTACGATGATGCGCAGGGCCGCAAGCGGCTCTCGCTCGCCACCCGATCGGATCTCAGTATTGAGGCTCAGGTCACCGCGCCGGGAGCGACCTGGATTGACCGGCAGTTACTCGCGCGGGATTCGATCGTGGCAAGCAGCGGTTTCGGATCCGAAGTGCGCGAAGCCATGGACCGCCGGGTTGACTATCTCGCAAGCGAAGGTCTCGCGCGCCGTCAGGGGGCAAGGGTCACCTTTGCCCGCGATCTTCTCAATACGCTAAGGCAACGGGAGCTCAATGCGGCGGTCGCAAGAATCTCGGTCGAGACAGGCTTACCCCACAATCCTTCGTCGGAGGGCGAACGCATCGTGGGCATCTATCGTCAGCGTATAGCGCTGGCGTCAGGTCGGTTTGCCATGATTGACGACGGGCTTGGATTCCAACTCGTGCCTTGGCGGCCCGCCCTTGAGCAGCATCTCGGTCGACAGGTATCCGGCATCGCCGCAAGTGGCGGCGGTGTGACCTGGAGCTTTGGAAGGAAAATTAGCCTGGGAATCTGA
- a CDS encoding S26 family signal peptidase, with product MKHRITTLLTMFGSVALLTSVICAKPVALYVWNASESAPLGLYRLQPVDTLFVTELVAVLPPEPVAAFLAEGSYLPRGVPMLKRVLALPGQTVCRNGLTLTVDGIGLGEARDRDRRGRPLPIWQGCRVVARDDVFLMNWQSDSLDGRYFGPIPASAIIARALPIWTDGEN from the coding sequence ATGAAACACCGGATCACGACGCTCCTGACGATGTTCGGCTCGGTCGCCTTGCTGACCTCGGTGATCTGCGCGAAACCTGTTGCCCTGTACGTCTGGAATGCCTCAGAGAGTGCCCCGCTTGGGCTCTATCGCCTGCAGCCCGTCGACACGCTGTTTGTCACCGAACTGGTTGCAGTCCTGCCGCCGGAGCCGGTTGCCGCGTTCCTTGCTGAGGGCAGCTATCTTCCGCGCGGCGTGCCAATGCTGAAGCGCGTCCTCGCACTCCCCGGGCAAACGGTTTGCAGGAATGGCCTCACCCTTACCGTCGATGGAATTGGGCTTGGCGAGGCGCGTGATCGCGACAGGCGTGGCCGTCCACTCCCGATCTGGCAGGGCTGCCGCGTCGTCGCGCGAGATGACGTCTTCCTCATGAATTGGCAATCGGATTCGCTGGACGGCCGCTACTTCGGACCCATCCCGGCCTCTGCAATCATCGCCCGCGCGCTGCCGATCTGGACGGATGGAGAGAATTAA
- a CDS encoding VirB3 family type IV secretion system protein yields MDGPVEGFAIPVHRALTEPILLGGAPRAIAIVNGTVAAALGLGLRLWIAGLLIWAIGHAAAVWAAKRDPLFVETARRHLRIPTHLNV; encoded by the coding sequence ATGGACGGGCCGGTTGAAGGTTTTGCAATTCCGGTGCACCGCGCGCTGACCGAACCGATCCTGCTCGGCGGCGCGCCGCGTGCGATCGCCATCGTCAACGGCACCGTTGCCGCTGCGCTCGGCCTCGGCCTGCGGCTGTGGATCGCGGGCCTCCTGATCTGGGCAATTGGTCATGCCGCTGCCGTCTGGGCCGCGAAGCGCGATCCGCTCTTTGTCGAGACTGCAAGACGCCATCTGCGCATCCCAACCCATCTGAATGTGTGA
- the trbB gene encoding P-type conjugative transfer ATPase TrbB: MAVHSFQSEAASRGARMLRTALGPTIAAWLEDAGIVEVMLNPDGRLWVDRLSGGMTDTGERLAAADGERIVRLVAHHVGAEVHPASPRVSAELPETGERFEGLLPPVVTAPAFAIRKPAVAVFTLDDYVAASILTVAQADGLRNAVRDRQNILVAGGTSTGKTTLTNALLAEIAKTADRVVLIEDTRELQCKSANLVALRTKDGVASLSDLVRSSLRLRPDRIPIGEVRGAEALDLLKAWGTGHPGGVGTIHAGTALGALRRLEQLIQEAVITVPRALIAGTIDVIAVLSGRGADRRLTELARVDGLTTEGDYLISPAGDPS, translated from the coding sequence GTGGCAGTTCATTCCTTTCAGTCCGAGGCCGCCTCGCGTGGTGCACGCATGTTGCGCACCGCGCTCGGACCGACGATAGCGGCGTGGCTCGAAGACGCTGGGATCGTCGAGGTCATGCTCAATCCCGATGGCCGGCTCTGGGTCGATCGGTTGTCGGGGGGTATGACCGATACCGGCGAGCGCCTCGCCGCCGCCGACGGCGAGCGCATCGTGCGGCTCGTTGCCCATCACGTCGGCGCTGAGGTTCATCCGGCAAGTCCCCGCGTCTCGGCCGAGTTGCCCGAGACGGGGGAGCGTTTTGAGGGGTTGCTGCCGCCCGTGGTGACCGCTCCAGCCTTTGCCATTCGCAAGCCGGCGGTGGCCGTCTTCACGCTCGACGACTATGTCGCCGCCAGCATCCTGACAGTCGCTCAGGCTGACGGGCTGCGGAACGCTGTCCGGGACCGTCAAAACATCCTCGTGGCCGGCGGTACTTCGACCGGCAAGACCACGCTGACTAATGCGCTGCTGGCCGAGATTGCAAAAACTGCAGATCGCGTCGTGCTGATCGAGGATACGCGCGAACTCCAATGCAAGTCGGCTAACCTCGTGGCGCTGCGCACCAAGGATGGTGTCGCCTCGCTGTCCGACCTCGTGCGCTCCTCGCTCCGGCTACGCCCCGACCGAATCCCGATCGGTGAGGTGCGAGGAGCCGAGGCGCTCGACCTTCTCAAGGCCTGGGGCACCGGCCATCCCGGTGGCGTCGGCACCATTCACGCCGGCACGGCGCTTGGCGCCCTTCGCCGCCTCGAACAGCTTATCCAGGAAGCCGTCATCACTGTGCCGCGCGCGCTGATCGCGGGGACCATCGACGTGATTGCGGTTCTCTCCGGCCGCGGCGCAGATCGTCGGCTGACAGAACTCGCGCGTGTCGATGGCCTGACGACCGAGGGCGACTACCTCATTTCACCCGCAGGAGACCCATCATGA
- a CDS encoding CopG family transcriptional regulator, with amino-acid sequence MRTKHTFRLPPDLAGKLADHACRKRVPQALIVETALASFLSPDNSERMEAALGRRLDRLTRHVERLERHITISNEALALFVRFWLTATPPLPDTAQPAAQTKGRERYEGFVEALGRRLARGQTLAQEISLDIEPAKASPVVPGE; translated from the coding sequence ATGCGGACTAAACATACGTTTCGCCTGCCTCCTGACCTGGCGGGCAAGCTCGCTGACCACGCCTGCCGCAAGCGGGTGCCGCAGGCGCTCATCGTCGAAACTGCGCTGGCCTCATTCCTGTCGCCGGATAATTCGGAGCGGATGGAGGCGGCGCTCGGCCGTCGCCTTGACCGGCTGACCCGGCACGTCGAGCGGCTGGAGCGTCATATCACCATCTCAAATGAAGCATTGGCCTTGTTCGTGCGGTTCTGGCTGACGGCAACGCCGCCGCTGCCCGACACGGCGCAGCCCGCGGCACAGACCAAGGGGCGGGAGCGGTATGAGGGCTTTGTCGAGGCGCTCGGGCGACGGCTGGCCAGGGGCCAGACCCTTGCGCAGGAAATATCGCTCGACATTGAGCCAGCCAAGGCTTCGCCAGTCGTTCCCGGAGAGTGA
- a CDS encoding MFS transporter yields the protein MILRVFLPFVAAYYLSFLFRTINATVAGSLASEFGLGAGDLGLLTSVYYLTFAAAQIPIGILLDRYGPGRIQSAVMVAAALGAALFAVSDNFWLLLGGRALIGLGVAASLTAGLKALVLWFPSERIPLLNGLMIMLGALGALTATVPAEVLLVSAGWRALFALLAIVSAGCALVIYLAVPEVPAPISVAGGPNSLRMVYADPRFWRLAPLSAACIGTAWALQGLWAAPWLSDVERLDRSGLLWHLLIMAIALSLGGLLWGIAVDRARRHGTGPRTLLGLVATMFIAAQLALILRWPLPSYVPWIVVAAVGAGTVLSYAILAEYFPKELAGRANAALNVFHIGSAFVVQYMTGLVVQLWAPIDGHYPEVAYQAAFAFNVGLQIVAGLWFAAPICSPGYPKILAACKIACLRIAESLDILCHVRNQNTLGPDRLRLDRRAHHNVGRDAMDGVASRLSAATRTPLV from the coding sequence TTGATTCTGCGCGTCTTCCTGCCGTTCGTTGCCGCTTACTACCTCTCATTTCTGTTTCGGACCATCAATGCAACGGTCGCCGGCTCCTTGGCGTCGGAATTTGGCCTCGGCGCTGGCGACCTTGGTCTACTGACGTCTGTTTACTACCTGACTTTTGCGGCTGCCCAGATTCCGATCGGCATCTTGTTGGACCGATATGGTCCGGGGCGGATCCAAAGTGCGGTGATGGTTGCCGCAGCTCTGGGCGCGGCGCTATTTGCGGTATCGGATAATTTTTGGCTGCTCCTCGGCGGCCGGGCGCTGATCGGTCTTGGTGTCGCCGCGTCATTGACGGCCGGCTTGAAAGCCCTCGTGCTCTGGTTTCCCAGCGAACGTATCCCACTGCTCAACGGCCTGATGATCATGTTGGGGGCCTTGGGCGCACTGACGGCAACTGTGCCTGCGGAGGTCCTGCTGGTTTCCGCGGGTTGGCGAGCATTGTTTGCGCTGCTCGCGATTGTCTCGGCCGGATGCGCTCTTGTCATCTATCTTGCTGTCCCAGAGGTGCCAGCACCTATATCGGTGGCAGGCGGACCAAATAGTCTAAGGATGGTTTATGCCGACCCACGCTTCTGGCGCCTGGCTCCGCTTTCAGCCGCCTGTATCGGGACGGCATGGGCGTTGCAGGGACTGTGGGCGGCGCCATGGCTCAGCGATGTCGAGCGTCTCGACCGCTCCGGACTACTCTGGCATTTGCTCATTATGGCAATCGCATTGAGTTTGGGCGGGCTTCTGTGGGGCATTGCGGTCGATCGGGCGCGCCGACATGGGACCGGACCGCGGACACTGTTGGGCCTTGTCGCCACGATGTTCATCGCGGCTCAGTTGGCATTGATCCTGCGATGGCCGCTCCCGTCATATGTTCCGTGGATCGTCGTGGCGGCCGTCGGCGCAGGAACTGTTCTCAGTTACGCGATCCTGGCCGAGTATTTCCCGAAGGAGCTGGCGGGTAGGGCCAATGCAGCGCTGAACGTCTTCCACATCGGTAGCGCGTTTGTCGTGCAATATATGACGGGGCTAGTAGTTCAGCTCTGGGCGCCCATAGATGGGCACTACCCTGAAGTCGCTTACCAAGCAGCGTTTGCTTTCAACGTAGGGCTTCAGATCGTGGCTGGCCTCTGGTTTGCCGCACCAATCTGTTCGCCGGGGTATCCGAAAATACTCGCAGCCTGCAAGATAGCTTGTCTGCGGATTGCGGAGTCGCTCGATATTCTATGCCATGTCCGCAACCAGAATACTTTGGGGCCAGATCGCCTGCGTCTTGACCGTCGTGCTCATCACAATGTGGGCCGCGACGCAATGGACGGCGTGGCGTCTCGGCTATCAGCCGCAACTCGGACACCCCTGGTTTGA
- a CDS encoding ribbon-helix-helix protein, CopG family, translating to MKPRIGVYLSEQMAARLAAAAKRPGASKSALVEAALAQFFGSDDDSDNLPVDRRLSLMSRQLEQLDRDLRIVNESVALQARYQLAVTPPLPAAALRAACALGAERFDEFATQVWRRVQSGTSLVHETVDRLGHKRGTLADGFEKGMAKTSSPVHEPDLRTSNPVGIEVEHSTAVREGGSLFNFPGKAGLPLH from the coding sequence ATGAAGCCCAGAATTGGCGTCTACCTCTCGGAGCAGATGGCCGCGCGGCTAGCGGCAGCCGCCAAGCGTCCTGGCGCCAGCAAGTCGGCGCTCGTTGAGGCCGCCCTTGCTCAGTTCTTCGGTTCGGACGACGATAGCGATAATCTCCCGGTAGACCGCCGCCTTTCGCTTATGAGCCGCCAGCTCGAACAACTCGATCGCGATCTTCGAATCGTCAACGAGAGTGTCGCGCTCCAGGCTCGATACCAGCTTGCGGTGACGCCGCCGCTGCCGGCCGCCGCTCTGCGGGCCGCGTGTGCGCTCGGGGCGGAGCGGTTCGATGAATTTGCCACACAGGTTTGGCGGCGCGTTCAGTCGGGGACCTCGCTCGTGCATGAGACGGTGGATCGGCTCGGCCACAAGAGAGGTACTCTCGCTGACGGTTTTGAGAAGGGAATGGCAAAGACCTCTTCGCCAGTTCACGAGCCAGATCTCCGCACGTCAAACCCGGTTGGCATCGAAGTAGAGCACTCCACTGCCGTCCGGGAGGGCGGCAGCCTGTTCAACTTTCCAGGGAAGGCGGGACTGCCCCTGCACTAG